In Streptomyces sp. NBC_01439, the following are encoded in one genomic region:
- a CDS encoding TerD family protein — MTVNMTKGQAISLQKADGGTLTAVRMGLGWQAAKRRGLFGSRTREIDLDASAVLFADKQPVDVVFFRHLQSDDGSVRHTGDNLVGGVGQGGDDEAILVDLQRVPVHIDQIVFTVNSFTGQTFQEVQNAFCRIVDETNGQELARYTLDGGGQYTAQIMAKVSRVGSGWQMTALGNPANGRTFQDLMPAILPHL; from the coding sequence GTGACGGTCAACATGACCAAGGGTCAGGCCATCAGTCTGCAGAAGGCGGACGGAGGCACGCTGACCGCGGTCCGGATGGGCCTCGGCTGGCAGGCGGCGAAGCGTCGCGGACTGTTCGGCTCGCGGACGCGGGAGATCGACCTCGACGCCTCGGCGGTGCTCTTCGCCGACAAGCAGCCCGTCGACGTGGTCTTCTTCCGGCACCTGCAGAGCGACGACGGCTCGGTGCGCCACACCGGTGACAACCTCGTCGGCGGCGTCGGCCAGGGCGGGGACGACGAGGCGATCCTCGTCGACCTCCAGCGCGTGCCGGTGCACATCGACCAGATCGTCTTCACGGTGAACTCCTTCACCGGCCAGACGTTCCAGGAAGTGCAGAACGCGTTCTGCCGCATCGTCGACGAGACCAACGGCCAGGAGCTGGCCCGCTACACCCTCGACGGCGGCGGTCAGTACACCGCGCAGATCATGGCCAAGGTGTCCCGCGTGGGCTCCGGCTGGCAGATGACGGCCCTCGGGAACCCGGCCAACGGCCGCACCTTCCAGGACCTCATGCCGGCGATCCTGCCGCACCTGTAG